In Castanea sativa cultivar Marrone di Chiusa Pesio chromosome 6, ASM4071231v1, a single window of DNA contains:
- the LOC142641581 gene encoding histone deacetylase complex subunit SAP18, translating to MAGVGEGQRRQGGRQLGPPPRAQFPPRPRFEPVDREKTCPLLLRVFTKIGGHHGDEDFAVRGKEPKDEVQIYTWKDATLRELTDLVKEVAPAARRKSARLSFAFVYPDNNGRFKVKEVGMTYSYGNGRLDDSKTLAELRFQIGDYLDVAIL from the exons atggcaGGAGTAGGAGAAGGACAAAGGAGACAAGGAGGGAGACAACTGGGCCCACCTCCAAGGGCCCAGTTTCCTCCTCGCCCTCGCTTCGAACCCGTTGATCGCGAAAAG ACTTGTCCATTGTTGCTTCGCGTTTTCACCAAG ATTGGGGGTCATCATGGTGATGAAGACTTTGCAGTGAGAGGCAAGGAGCCCAAGGATGAAGTTCAAATTTATACCTGGAAGGATGCTACTCTTCGCGAGCTAACTGATTTG GTCAAAGAGGTAGCCCCAGCTGCAAGGAGAAAAAGTGCAAGATTATCATTTGCTTTTGTATATCCTGATAACAACGGCCGTTTTAAAGTGAAAGAG GTGGGAATGACGTATTCTTATGGAAATGGAAGATTGGATGACAGCAAGACATTGGCTGAACTTCGCTTTCAG